One genomic region from Diceros bicornis minor isolate mBicDic1 unplaced genomic scaffold, mDicBic1.mat.cur scaffold_73_ctg1, whole genome shotgun sequence encodes:
- the CERS4 gene encoding ceramide synthase 4, giving the protein MWSSLHEWFWQDRFWLPPNVSWAELEDRDGLVYAHPRDMLAALPLALALVAVRFVFERFVGLPLSQWLGVRDRARKPVKPNAVLEKHFLTEGWKPKEPQMALLAARCGLTLRQTQHWFRRRRNQDRPCLTKKFCEASWRFVFYLCSFLGGFSVLYHESWLWTPAMCWDSYPNQPLKLAMYWWYLLELSFYVSLLITLPFDIKRKDFKEQVAHHFVTITLITFSYSSNLLRIGSLVLLLHDSSDYLLEACKMFNYTHFRRVCDTLFIVFSLVFFYTRLVLFPTQILYTTYYESVANSGPFFGYYFFNTLLTMLQLLHVFWSCLILRMIYSFAKKGQMEKDVRSDVEESDSSDGEAAQEHPRLKNGAAPTDGPRSRATGRLANGHTLAT; this is encoded by the exons ATGTGGTCCAGCCTGCACGAGTGGTTCTGGCAGGACAGGTTCTGGCTGCCGCCCAACGTCTCATGGGCTGAACTGGAGGATCGGGATGGCCTGGTCTACGCCCACCCCCGGGACATGCTGGCAGCCCTGCCCCTGGCGCTGGCCCTGGTTGCCGTGCGCTTCGTCTTCGAGAG ATTCGTCGGCCTGCCCCTGAGCCAGTGGCTGGGGGTCCGGGATCGGGCCAGGAAGCCAGTGAAGCCCAACGCCGTGCTGGAGAAACACTTCCTCACGGAAGGGTGGAAGCCCAAGGAG ccccagatgGCCCTCCTGGCTGCCCGGTGTGGCCTGACGCTGCGGCAGACCCAACACTGGTTCCGGAGACGCCGGAACCAGGACCGGCCCTGCCTGACCAAGAAGTTCTGTGAGGCCAG CTGGAGGTTCGTCTTCTATCTGTGCTCTTTTCTCGGTGGCTTCTCGGTCCTCTACCAC GAGTCATGGCTGTGGACGCCGGCAATGTGCTGGGACAGTTACCCAAACCAG CCCCTGAAGCTGGCCATGTACTGGTGGTACCTCCTGGAGCTGAGTTTCTACGTCTCACTGCTGATCACGCTGCCCTTCGACATCAAGCGCAAG GATTTCAAGGAGCAGGTGGCGCACCACTTCGTGACCATCACCCTGATCACCTTCTCCTACAGCTCCAACCTGCTGCGCATCGGCTCGCTGGTGCTGCTGCTGCACGACTCCTCTGACTACCTGCTGGAG GCCTGCAAGATGTTCAACTACACGCACTTTCGGAGGGTGTGCGACACCCTCTTCATCGTCTTCTCCTTGGTCTTCTTCTATACTCGCCTCGTGCTCTTCCCCACCCA GATCCTCTATACCACCTACTATGAGTCTGTTGCCAACTCGGGCCCCTTCTTCGGCTACTATTTCTTCAACACGCTTCTGACGATGCTGCAGCTGCTGCACGTGTTCTGGTCCTGCCTCATCCTTCGCATGATCTACAGCTTCGCCAAGAAGGGCCAG aTGGAAAAGGACGTTCGCAGCGACGTGGAGGAGTCCGACTCGAGTGACGGGGAGGCGGCCCAGGAGCATCCTCGGCTGAAGAATGGGGCAGCCCCCACTGACGGCCCTCGGAGCCGGGCCACCGGGCGGCTGGCCAATGGGCACACGCTGGCCACGTAG